TAAGAAACGCCTTAAAAAGTTATTTGCATGAGTGCTCCTATCGGGGAGCCGTGATTAATGAAAGCAAAACATATGTACTCAAATGTATTTCGGTAATCAAGTGGCGTTCAGATGAGTCCGAAGTGATAACTCATAATCAGGCATTACTTTCGAGATTAACCAATTGAGGGGCCATAAATCCCCATTCAGGTGGATGGACTGCGTCAGTGGTGCGAATAGTTGACTCTGCAAAGCATGCAACTCAGTACGATTTCAGTTTTTCTGCTAATCTTAGTGCAGCGAAGGTCGATCTCTGGCCTGGATCTGGGTCATGGCATCGGTGGCCGAATCGCTGGCGGGGAGTTGGCCCGTGCCAATCAGTTTCCCCATCAAGTGGGACTCAGCATTGAGGAGCCCAACGACATGTTCTGCTGGTGTGGCGCTAGTCTGATCTCCGAGAGATATCTACTAACGGCAGCACACTGCGTTGAAAAGTGAGTATTTAACGGGGAATTTAGTCTATAACGAAGCTAATAACTTGATCAATTCAGGGCGGTTGCCATTACTTACTACTTGGGTGGAGTGCTGCGACTTGCACCTCGCCAGCTTATTCGAGCGAGTTATCCCGATGTGCAGCTGCACCCTGATTGGAATTCCCAAACCTTGGAAAACGACATTGCCCTGGTACGGTTACCAGAGGACGCCCTGCTCTGCGATTCCATAAGACCCATTCGGTTGCCAGAAATCTCAGCGAGTCAAAACAGCTACGATTATGTTCCGGCCATCGCTTCCGGTTGGGGCCGCATGAATGACGGTAGTAACTGACTCTTAAAATTACGATCTTAATTGCTTGGACTTTGGACTTTACTATAGTTTATACTAATCTCCACACACAGAATCTTCTGCAATATCCGATACCCTGCGCTATGTGTCCCGCTTTGTGGAGTCCAATGAAGACTGTGCATACTCCTACGCGAACATAAAACCCACCAACATCTGCATGGACACCACGGGAGGGAAGTCCACCTGCACCGGGGACTCTGGAGGACCTCTGGTCTACAACGATCCTACGCAAAATACGGATGTTCTGATCGGCGTTACTTCCTATGGCAAAAAGTCGGGATGCACTAATGGCTACCCATCGGTTTTCACACGCGTCACCGCCTATTTGGACTGGATAGGCGAGGTGAGCGGAGTTCTCTATTCGTAGGAATGGAGGAGCCTCGATGGCTGATCAAACAGTGCTGGGCactgcaattaaattaaatgttgaGCATTTTAGTGGCGACtattgatttcatttcgaaGGGGTGGGCATACCGCGAATAGCACTTCTGAAAGTGACGCAGTTCGTTTTATGGAGTGGGGTTATCTTCTTCTGCCTATGATAAGATTGATTTACGTGGTGCAGCATACTTTTTGGTGGCTTTTcaacgctatagtcgagtttcccgactatctgatacccgttactcagctagtggaagtgctaAGGAGAGTCTaccacactgacagtttttggtgttttgtgggcgttagagtgggcgtggcaaaaagtaaaaatacaaaaatgaaaaaatatgctttatctcaacattctagcttttgtagttcctgagatctcagcgttcatacggacggacagacagacggacagacggacatggccagatcgacttggctattgatcctgatcaagaatatatatgtatactttatatggtcggaaacgcttccttcttcctgttacatacttttgaACGAATCTAgttacccttttactctacgagtaacgggtataactatgCAAACACTtgttaaaatgatttaaaataatttaattaacttcgGGAGTTCTAAGAGCTATAAAAGAAAGCCTTTTAGCTTTTTTCTGAATAATACAAGTTTCTAACTAATTCAAATGTCGAATAGCTGATGTTTCAGATATTCTtctgcataatttaaatggttctattgtttttataaaatagAGAGAGGAGATACTTATTTTGGTTGCCTATTAATTTTTAAGCGTGCATTTTTAAATAgggaatttaaatttgtttgttaagCAAGCGGTTCTTGGTCAAATAGGTAAAACTAAGGTTCTTATATTAAGCTATTTAACACCAACATTTTGGTAATATTTTTGAACCGAAGCATTGATGCGTATTTTTAACAAGAATCTACTAATATTCTTTTTGTTGATGCTAAGCACAGACCCACTTGTAAGACTTGGTATAACCAGACAACCACAGCAGATTTTAATTCCTCCGCGTATATAGCATATTGTAGTCGCCTTTGCACAGTTTCTTGGTGCGTTTCGTCACTACTTGGACTACCGTCCACAGTGAGCATAAGACTTTGCTATCGTAACTGATTTccttatattttatattcaattagCCCTAAAAGATCTCACGTATTCTTATCTTTGGTTTTTTTACGATGGATTATTCAGGCCTCTCAAAAAATACCCAAATTTTCCCATTGTTTTCCTGTTATACTATCTTCGGGCTGCAACCAATTTTGACGATTCATGGCCCCATATCGGAGAAGTTTCAACAACCACGAGCGATGCGAAGCGCAGATCAGCTCCCATATCGCTCGAACGGCGTACTTTGATAGACAAGGAGAATATGCCACTTGAACAGGTGCCCTAGGATCAGATAGTGATAGTATGATGGAGACGTCACTTGATTGGGCCGTCGCGGGTATAAAAGCAGAGGGATGAGTCCGAGTGGAACATACTTTCTATAGGTAGCCCCAACATGAAAGTTCTCATTGTCTTCGCTTTGGCCTTGGCCTACGCCTCCGGATCGGCCTTGCGCTCCCTGGACGGACCCGGTGGTCGCATCACCAACGGCGAGAATGCCCGCACCGACCAGTTCCCCTACCAGGTGGGACTCTCCCTGAAGATCGGCTCCTCCTCGGCCTGGTGCGGTGGCTCCCTCATCGGAAGCGAGTGGGTTCTGACTGCCGCTCACTGCACTGACGGGTAAGCTGCTAATGACTTGTACACACATCCTAGCTAACTAACTAACCATAACTGTCAACTATTCCCTTCAGCGTTGACTCCGTCGAGGTTTACCTGGGCAGCACCGTCCGCTCCAGCCCCAAGGTCAAGCACCATGTGACCAAGAGCGACATCATCATTCACGCCGACTGGAACAGCCGCACCCTTAGGAACGACATCTCCTTGATCCGCATTCCCCACGTGGACTACAGCAGCGCCATTCACAACGTTGAGCTGCCCAAGCACGAGTCCCACTACGCCTCCTACGATGGTGATGAGGTTATCGCCTCCGGATGGGGCCGCACTTCCGACTCCGACAGCGCCGTAGCCGCCCACCTCCAGTACGCCCACATGAAGGTTATCTCCAACAGCGAGTGCAAGCGTACCTACTACACCACCATCCGCGACACCAACATCTGTGTGTCCACTTCCGCTGCCGTGTCCACCTGCAACGGCGACTCCGGTGGCCCCCTGGTGCTGGCCTCCGACAAGGTCCAAGTCGGCCTTACCTCTTTCGGTTCCTCTGCTGGCTGCGAGAAGGAGTACCCCGCCGTCTTCACCCGCGTGACCAGTTATCTGGACTGGATCAAGGAGCACACCGGCATCtaaatttaacaatttgatttttgcattaataaaataacagCGAACATATAAATCTCCTGTAGTTGGCTTCTTAATAGGgttcaattaatattttgtaaattgcGACTAGCTGGTAGGGTTTTTACTCAAATAATATACAATATCCAACAACccaaattaaacatttttggatttttagcaagtataaagtatatatgctCTTCTgcagaaattcaaaaacaacTGTAGATCTGAATTACTTAACATTAACCTTGTTTATTGGTATTCATTTTCTTTGACGGGCTCCTGGCTTCATAGCGGAAGTTCCAGTCCTTGCTTTCTATACCATAATTTgactttaaaatgtaattttgaTAGACTTCCGATCGGTCAATAATCATATTATCATATAGGCCTCCTTTTGCAGAGTTACTCTTTTGCAAAAACATTTGGAATGTGTCTGTatataattaacatttatacaatatacattgattgtattttttagagttttagtttttaggctttttttttatatatattacgttgtctttttatttaatagtAAAGCGCGATTTTTACGGActaacattattattattacgaATACACATACAGTTATACAGAatagaaaatttaatttgtttaaaaatatgcatttatcagattacaaatattaacttgtttttaatttaattttttcgccTTTAGTTTTTTGCTGTGGGCACGTATAGAGGAATAGcgcataaaaataacaattataaaaagttttctctgCATATACATACAAGATATTCTTTTGACTCTATAGATTTAATAGTTAGTTTGGATTCTCTCTTAGTTTGTAAAACGTTCTCAACTTTTTACAATTGTCGgcaatgtaataaatatatttatatataatttggaCTCGTTTGTTAGGTTCGTGTGGTTCACCATGCGCAGCTTTATTTGGATCCTTTCTTCTCTGCTTGTATAGGGTGtatgtgttttgtgtgtgtgagttttgGCGCCTAGTTAAGATACATACGAAATAACACTAAACTAGCAAAAATGATTATAATACAAAAGCAAACGAACAAATAAGTACACGATCTGCTGGCGGTGTTATTCCAAGTGAATGCAATGAGGTTGCGGTTGTGCCGCTcatttcgctgctgctgctgtccaagtcgttgttgttgttgttgatctTGTGGTTCTTGTGATGTGTGGAATCGTTGTAGCTGTTCTTCCTCCTGGCGCTGCAGAAACTGTTGCTGCACCTCCAGCCAAAGCCATTCGCTTGCACTCCCGTTGCCGGTGTTATTAATCAACTCCAGCGAATCCTTGGCTGCCCTCGATGGCCTTAATCAGTTTGTCCTTCAGTTGCAGGTAGCCCTCATAGGGTGGTAGGTCCAGGCGATTGAAACTGTAGAAGAATATCATTAGCAAAAAGTTTGTAAAAACCTCAAGGGGGTTTCCCCTCGTCGACTTGCAGCTCACCAGGTATGTGCCCTTGGAAAGTTATTAGGAGTGCCCCACTTCTCGATGGTGAACATCTGGGGGCCATTTGAGCCGTACAGCTCCTTGAAACCGTTCATGGGCACGCGTGAAGTGCCCGTTACAAATTGCAGCAGACGAGAACGCATCTCGTTGGAGAAGGAAAGTACTGCCCTCCAGAACCACTGGATAATTATATGATTCATGTGGTAGTCGCCCTTGTACAAAGTATTCTCGCGCCAATCCTTCACGTCGATGTTCTGTATGCCACACATAAGTAGCTCCAGTTCGTGCTCGTCGAAAATCTTAATAAGATTCAGCGGAATAATCGATCCAAAGCCATCCAGGAACGACGACATCTGCTCCTTGACACGTGCCACAAAGCGCCACTCGATAACCAATCTATTAAGATTTGCAAATGTCTCAGCCATTGAATCTCATTTCATTATTGATGATACCTACTTTATGTATTCATCCTTGTTTTCATTAGTCACGTCTATGTTGGCGCCGCCGGGCTTAAGTTCATGCTGACTCTTCTGCCCAAAAACGTCTTCATCCAGGCAGAATGTCAGTTCGAGGATGCGGGGATCGTTCTCCTTAATCCACATCAGCGAGTTGTAGTACTCCGTGTCCACAGACTCCATGTCCTTTAGGTCAATGGGCTTCTGCAGCATCATCTTGTAGAATGGACGAATGAAGAAGGCATCTAGCAGCTTTCCGTGATACACAGCCATGCCCGCAATACGGCCAATGAATCTGTGATGTGTGTAAAACTGTTAACAAAACTATttacatttgaaatttaaagtCTTACTTAAAGTAACTTAAATGCTCCTCGTTGCACAAACCGCTGCCATTGTTTATCTGGAGCGTGTAGTTGTCCATGGCCGAGTA
This portion of the Drosophila santomea strain STO CAGO 1482 chromosome 3L, Prin_Dsan_1.1, whole genome shotgun sequence genome encodes:
- the LOC120450298 gene encoding brachyurin, which encodes MQLSTISVFLLILVQRRSISGLDLGHGIGGRIAGGELARANQFPHQVGLSIEEPNDMFCWCGASLISERYLLTAAHCVEKAVAITYYLGGVLRLAPRQLIRASYPDVQLHPDWNSQTLENDIALVRLPEDALLCDSIRPIRLPEISASQNSYDYVPAIASGWGRMNDESSAISDTLRYVSRFVESNEDCAYSYANIKPTNICMDTTGGKSTCTGDSGGPLVYNDPTQNTDVLIGVTSYGKKSGCTNGYPSVFTRVTAYLDWIGEVSGVLYS
- the LOC120450299 gene encoding serine protease 1-like, with the translated sequence MKVLIVFALALAYASGSALRSLDGPGGRITNGENARTDQFPYQVGLSLKIGSSSAWCGGSLIGSEWVLTAAHCTDGVDSVEVYLGSTVRSSPKVKHHVTKSDIIIHADWNSRTLRNDISLIRIPHVDYSSAIHNVELPKHESHYASYDGDEVIASGWGRTSDSDSAVAAHLQYAHMKVISNSECKRTYYTTIRDTNICVSTSAAVSTCNGDSGGPLVLASDKVQVGLTSFGSSAGCEKEYPAVFTRVTSYLDWIKEHTGI
- the LOC120450300 gene encoding E3 ubiquitin-protein ligase Nedd-4 isoform X16, whose product is MCVYVACKPKYIMNEDTDHTDSHNPSDISAPSTRRNSEEDNAAVPPMEQNAGGEEEPLPPRWSMQVAPNGRTFFIDHASRRTTWIDPRNGRASPMPNQTRRVEDDLGPLPEGWEERVHTDGRVFYIDHNTRTTQWEDPRLSNPNIAGQAVPYSRDYKQKYEYFKSHIRKPTNVPNKFEIRIRRTSILEDSYRIISSVTKTDLLKTKLWVEFEGETGLDYGGLAREWFYLLSKEMFNPYYGLFEYSAMDNYTLQINNGSGLCNEEHLSYFKFIGRIAGMAVYHGKLLDAFFIRPFYKMMLQKPIDLKDMESVDTEYYNSLMWIKENDPRILELTFCLDEDVFGQKSQHELKPGGANIDVTNENKDEYIKLVIEWRFVARVKEQMSSFLDGFGSIIPLNLIKIFDEHELELLMCGIQNIDVKDWRENTLYKGDYHMNHIIIQWFWRAVLSFSNEMRSRLLQFVTGTSRVPMNGFKELYGSNGPQMFTIEKWGTPNNFPRAHTCFNRLDLPPYEGYLQLKDKLIKAIEGSQGFAGVD